A single Anopheles arabiensis isolate DONGOLA chromosome 2, AaraD3, whole genome shotgun sequence DNA region contains:
- the LOC120897224 gene encoding actin-binding Rho-activating protein-like isoform X2, with protein sequence MATTRRRSSVTIRLSETPDSPLSSKVALFNQTAQSHRESQLSNPFSDAQASRGMARLQISKEEYGKPKAGSLTEYRGKKANIQVYQEMLELCQVIDVDGKPVSKKNPDIKMIYFGELFNIYTHINDKLVGLLLRARKHDLIQFEGECLFQRRDDHVPVYLTKPVAQIRDILVGKQTEIRRSLSPNPQPTNMLP encoded by the exons ATGGCTACCACTAGAAGAAGAAGTTCCGTCACTATCCGGCTGTCCGAAACGCCC GACTCTCCACTGTCGTCGAAGGTGGCCCTATTTAACCAGACTGCCCAGAGCCACCGGGAATCGCAACTCTCCAATCCGTTCTCCGATGCACAGGCGTCACGCGGCATGGCCAGGCTACAGATCAGCAAGGAGGAGTATGGCAA ACCCAAGGCGGGCAGCTTAACTGAGTACCGAGGCAAGAAGGCCAACATCCAGGTGTACCAGGAAATGCTCGAACTCTGCCAGGTGATCGACGTTGACGGCAAGCCCGTGTCGAAGAAGAACCCCGACATCAAGATGATCTACTTCGGCGAACTGTTTAAT atttacacacacattaacGACAAGCTGGTCGGACTGTTGCTGCGCGCCCGCAAGCACGACCTCATCCAGTTCGAGGGCGAATGTCTGTTCCAGCGGCGCGACGATCACGTGCCGGTGTACCTTACCAAACCGGTCGCCCAGATCCGGGACATTCTCGTCGGCAAGCAGACGGAAATTCGGCGCAGTTTAAGTCCCAACCCGCAGCCTACCAACATGTTACCTTAG
- the LOC120897224 gene encoding actin-binding Rho-activating protein-like isoform X3 → MTIRCATAPVPVRPIVADSPLSSKVALFNQTAQSHRESQLSNPFSDAQASRGMARLQISKEEYGKPKAGSLTEYRGKKANIQVYQEMLELCQVIDVDGKPVSKKNPDIKMIYFGELFNIYTHINDKLVGLLLRARKHDLIQFEGECLFQRRDDHVPVYLTKPVAQIRDILVGKQTEIRRSLSPNPQPTNMLP, encoded by the exons ATGACCATCCGATGCGCCACTGCACCGGTGCCCGTTCGCCCGATCGTTGCT GACTCTCCACTGTCGTCGAAGGTGGCCCTATTTAACCAGACTGCCCAGAGCCACCGGGAATCGCAACTCTCCAATCCGTTCTCCGATGCACAGGCGTCACGCGGCATGGCCAGGCTACAGATCAGCAAGGAGGAGTATGGCAA ACCCAAGGCGGGCAGCTTAACTGAGTACCGAGGCAAGAAGGCCAACATCCAGGTGTACCAGGAAATGCTCGAACTCTGCCAGGTGATCGACGTTGACGGCAAGCCCGTGTCGAAGAAGAACCCCGACATCAAGATGATCTACTTCGGCGAACTGTTTAAT atttacacacacattaacGACAAGCTGGTCGGACTGTTGCTGCGCGCCCGCAAGCACGACCTCATCCAGTTCGAGGGCGAATGTCTGTTCCAGCGGCGCGACGATCACGTGCCGGTGTACCTTACCAAACCGGTCGCCCAGATCCGGGACATTCTCGTCGGCAAGCAGACGGAAATTCGGCGCAGTTTAAGTCCCAACCCGCAGCCTACCAACATGTTACCTTAG
- the LOC120897224 gene encoding vicilin-like seed storage protein At2g18540 isoform X1, which translates to MGGIVSRVFRGAPEHSNCQKCQRSCCICLDTGLELTQRRLLRLEERERRRSRAGSIASRRFLSDVELEEEEEELELEEVLPRTRPASRRSLRRPAAQRPRRPAQPEPEEEEEPAEEEEEQPAPQPRQRPRARTTTVRRQAPARRPRRAQPQQEVEPEEEEEEEEPEPAPAPRPARTPQRAQQPRQRAQPRRAQRQPQPQAEPEEEDNGEEEEEEQQQPPRRARPQAPQPPRRQQPAARRRNNPPEQEEPEEEEDPAPEEDQAPARRRLRTQRTRTQQQRRRTQRPAEEDLSTGTEELEELEEELGREARLRRLERRLLLEEDHLRGRILREDELRRQRSCRRRHQQQKQQYQLSLDRRQQREPEPEVVRGPNVRRLVACYELKRSDISETDAQSLQNLFTQVDDHPMRHCTGARSPDRC; encoded by the exons ATGGGTGGCATTGTATCGCGCGTGTTCCGCGGTGCTCCCGAGCATTCCAACTGTCAAAAGTGTCAGCGTAGCTGCTGCATCTGTCTCGACACGGGGCTGGAGCTGACGCAGCGCCGGCTGTTGCGGCTGGAGGAACGGGAACGGCGGCGCAGCCGGGCCGGAAGCATCGCAAGCCGCCGGTTTCTGAGCGACGTGgagctggaggaggaggaggaagagctgGAGCTGGAAGAAGTGCTGCCGAGAACGCGTCCTGCCTCGCGCCGCTCTCTACGCAGACCGGCCGCGCAACGGCCCAGACGCCCGGCACAGCCAGAaccggaggaggaagaggaaccggcagaggaggaagaggagcaaCCGGCACCACAGCCAAGACAGCGACCGCGCGCACGGACCACCACGGTACGACGTCAGGCCCCGGCACGCCGTCCCAGACGCGCTCAACCTCAGCAGGAAGTGGAGccggaggaggaagaggaggaggaggagccaGAACCGGCGCCAGCACCACGCCCTGCTCGGACCCCACAGCGTGCTCAGCAGCCACGTCAGCGTGCACAGCCACGTCGTGCGCAACGCCAACCACAACCTCAAGCAGAGCCCGAAGAGGAGGACAacggcgaggaggaggaggaagaacagcagcagccgccacgACGAGCGCGTCCGCAGGCACCACAGCCTCCAAGACGCCAGCAACCGGCAGCCCGCCGTCGTAACAATCCACCAGAGCAGGAAGAAccagaagaggaggaagatcCCGCTCCGGAAGAGGATCAGGCACCAGCACGCCGTCGTCTGCGTACCCAGCGAACCCGTACCCAGCAGCAACGTCGTCGTACGCAACGGCCTGCAGAAGAGGACCTGAGCACCGGCACGGAAGAGCTGGAAGAGCTGGAAGAGGAGTTGGGCCGTGAGGCAAGATTGCGTCGTCTCGAGCGTCGTCTGCTGCTCGAGGAGGACCACCTCCGAGGGCGTATACTGCGTGAGGATGAGCTCCGTCGTCAGCGATCGTGCCGGCGACGgcatcagcagcagaagcagcagtaccagcTGTCACTCGATCGTCGCCAGCAGCGTGAGCCCGAGCCGGAAGTGGTGCGTGGCCCGAACGTGCGCCGTCTGGTCGCTTGTTACGAGCTGAAGCGTAGCGACATCAGCGAAACCGACGCCCAGTCCCTGCAGAATCTGTTCACCCAAGTGGATGACCATCCGATGCGCCACTGCACCGGTGCCCGTTCGCCCGATCGTTGCT GA
- the LOC120897224 gene encoding actin-binding Rho-activating protein-like isoform X4, translating into MTDVAHELGALRLIVDSPLSSKVALFNQTAQSHRESQLSNPFSDAQASRGMARLQISKEEYGKPKAGSLTEYRGKKANIQVYQEMLELCQVIDVDGKPVSKKNPDIKMIYFGELFNIYTHINDKLVGLLLRARKHDLIQFEGECLFQRRDDHVPVYLTKPVAQIRDILVGKQTEIRRSLSPNPQPTNMLP; encoded by the exons ATGACGGACGTAGCACACGAGCTTGGCGCACTTCGATTGATCGTG GACTCTCCACTGTCGTCGAAGGTGGCCCTATTTAACCAGACTGCCCAGAGCCACCGGGAATCGCAACTCTCCAATCCGTTCTCCGATGCACAGGCGTCACGCGGCATGGCCAGGCTACAGATCAGCAAGGAGGAGTATGGCAA ACCCAAGGCGGGCAGCTTAACTGAGTACCGAGGCAAGAAGGCCAACATCCAGGTGTACCAGGAAATGCTCGAACTCTGCCAGGTGATCGACGTTGACGGCAAGCCCGTGTCGAAGAAGAACCCCGACATCAAGATGATCTACTTCGGCGAACTGTTTAAT atttacacacacattaacGACAAGCTGGTCGGACTGTTGCTGCGCGCCCGCAAGCACGACCTCATCCAGTTCGAGGGCGAATGTCTGTTCCAGCGGCGCGACGATCACGTGCCGGTGTACCTTACCAAACCGGTCGCCCAGATCCGGGACATTCTCGTCGGCAAGCAGACGGAAATTCGGCGCAGTTTAAGTCCCAACCCGCAGCCTACCAACATGTTACCTTAG